A stretch of Pempheris klunzingeri isolate RE-2024b chromosome 19, fPemKlu1.hap1, whole genome shotgun sequence DNA encodes these proteins:
- the git2b gene encoding ARF GTPase-activating protein GIT2b isoform X3, whose protein sequence is MSKRVRSREVCADCSAPEPRWASVNRGVLICDECCSIHRGLGRHSSQVRHLTHCPWPSTQLQMVQTLYGNGANSIWEHSLLDPSSSVSGKRKANPQDRVHPNKTEFIKAKYQMLAYVHRMPCREDDSVTAKDLSKQLHSSVRTGNLETCLRLLSLGAQANFFHPEKGNTPLHVAAKAGQMLQAELLAVYGADPGALDSSGKTPIDYARQAGHQELAERLLEIQYELTDRLTFYLCGRRPDHRNGQHFIIPQMADSSLDLSEFAKAAKKKLQSLSNHQFEELAMDVYDEVDRRETDAVWLATQNHSTLVTDTTVVPFLPVNPEYSSTRNQGRQKLARFSAHEFATLVIDILTDAKRRQWGNSCESPKENVELILQGIGSRHNSESQDNDQPDYDSVASDEDPVQEATCGDSCNDRRTKSSESSDLSDGPITVQEFMEVKTALTASEAKIQQLLKVNCHLSEELRLMQGKLNSLQTENTTLRWQTPSGQQHLQGPFGRHPPRGGRAMSMYETGSTQRPYPHQVETARHEDGVILQPFPTNGCSLEGQSIMLENDYDTTPNHSELEETGSPLPASEAVEPGEEGEEDATLPCTEDVICKTEQITKNIQELLRAAQETKHDSFLPCSEKICMAVKEMAALFPKRPSSETVRGSLCLLTSSASRLHGECQKAAEHNPCPSDIQLVTQQVIQCAYDIAKAAKQLVTVTTKENNN, encoded by the exons ATGTCAAAGCGAGTACGAAGCAGAGAGGTCTGCGCTGATTGCAGTGCTCCGG AGCCACGCTGGGCCTCTGTCAACAGGGGTGTGTTGATCTGCGATGAGTGCTGCAGCATCCATCGAGGTCTGGGGCGGCACAGCTCTCAAGTCCGACATCTGACTCATTGTCCATGGCCATCCACCCAGTTACAG ATGGTCCAGACGCTGTATGGCAATGGAGCCAATTCCATATGGGAGCACAGTCTTCTGGACCCTTCCTCTTCAGTGAGTGGGAAGCGCAAAGCCAACCCCCAGGACAGAGTTCA TCCCAACAAGACCGAGTTCATCAAGGCCAAGTATCAGATGTTGGCGTATGTTCATCGGATGCCTTGTCGGGAGGATGACAGCGTAACCGCAAAAGACCTCAGCAAG CAACTCCATTCCAGTGTTCGCACTGGAAACTTGGAGACCTGCCTAAGACTCTTATCTTTGGGAGCGCAGGCCAACTTCTTCCATCCA GAGAAAGGTAACACGCCACTACACGTAGCAGCAAAAGCAGGACAAATGTTACAAGCAGAGCTGTTGGCAGTTTATGGAGCTGATCCCGGGGCTCTGGACTCAAGTGGAAAGACCCCCATTGATTATGCAAG ACAAGCTGGGCATCAGGAGCTCGCAGAGAGGCTATTGGAGATACAGTATGAACTCACTGACCGGTTAACATTTTACCTCTGCGGTAGAAGACCAG ATCACAGAAATGGGCAACACTTCATCATTCCACAGATGGCAGACAG CAGCCTGGATTTGTCAGAGTTTGCAAAAGCTGCAAAGAAGAAGCTCCAGTCG CTAAGTAACCATCAGTTTGAAGAACTTGCCATGGACGTTTATGATGAAGTtgacagaagagaaacagatgCAG tgtgGCTGGCAACTCAGAACCATAGCACGCTTGTAACAGACACCACAGTGGTGCCTTTTCTGCCTGTCAATCCAGAGTATTCATCTACGAGAAACCAG GGTCGTCAGAAATTGGCGAGGTTTAGTGCTCATGAATTTGCCACCCTGGTCATCGATATTCTAACTGATGCTAAACGACGGCAGTGGGGCAATTCCTGCGAAAGTCCCAAAG AAAACGTGGAGCTGATCCTTCAGGGAATAGGCAGTCGTCATAACAGTGAGAGCCAAGACAATGACCAGCCAGATTACGACAGTGTGGCATCAGATGAAGATCCAGTACAAGAGGCCACCTGTGGGGACAGCTGCAATGACAGAAGGACCAAG AGCTCAGAGTCATCTGACCTCTCTGATGGACCAATCACAGTGCAGGAATTTATGGAGGTGAAGACTGCCCTCACCGCATCAGAAGCCAAGATACAACAGCTTCTTAAAGTCAACTGTCACCTTAGTGAAGAGCTGCGATTGATGCAGGGCAAG CTGAACTCCCTgcagactgaaaacacaacactgcgATGGCAGACCCCCAGTGGACAGCAACACCTCCAGGGGCCCTTTGGTCGACACCCACCTCGCGGAGGTCGCGCCATGTCCATGTACGAGACGGGCTCTACTCAGAGGCCGTACCCCCACCAAGTCGAAACGGCTCGGCATGAGGATGGAGTCATTTTACAACCTTTCCCAACCAAC GGTTGTAGTCTGGAGGGACAGAGTATCATGCTGGAGAATGATTATGACACTACGCCCAACCACTCTGAACTAGAAGAGACTGG CAGCCCTCTTCCAGCCTCTGAAGCAGTGGAgcctggggaggagggagaggaggatgccACCCTGCCGTGCACAGAGGACGTCATCTGTAAGACAGAGCAGATCACGAAGAACATACAGGAGCTTCTGAGAGCCGCCCAGGAGACCAAACATGACAG CTTCCTGCCTTGTTCGGAGAAGATCTGCATGGCTGTGAAAGAGATGGCTGCCCTATTTCCCAAG AGGCCGTCCTCAGAGACTGTGCGTgggtctctctgtctgctcaccTCCAGTGCCAGCCGGCTCCATGGAGAGTGCCAGAAGGCCGCAGAGCACAACCCCTGCCCGTCGGACATCCAGCTGGTCACTCAGCAGGTCATCCAGTGCGCTTATGACATTGCCAAAGCCGCCAAGCAACTCGTCACCGTTACaaccaaagaaaacaacaactaa
- the git2b gene encoding ARF GTPase-activating protein GIT2b isoform X1 produces the protein MSKRVRSREVCADCSAPEPRWASVNRGVLICDECCSIHRGLGRHSSQVRHLTHCPWPSTQLQMVQTLYGNGANSIWEHSLLDPSSSVSGKRKANPQDRVHPNKTEFIKAKYQMLAYVHRMPCREDDSVTAKDLSKQLHSSVRTGNLETCLRLLSLGAQANFFHPEKGNTPLHVAAKAGQMLQAELLAVYGADPGALDSSGKTPIDYARQAGHQELAERLLEIQYELTDRLTFYLCGRRPDHRNGQHFIIPQMADSSLDLSEFAKAAKKKLQSLSNHQFEELAMDVYDEVDRRETDAVWLATQNHSTLVTDTTVVPFLPVNPEYSSTRNQGRQKLARFSAHEFATLVIDILTDAKRRQWGNSCESPKENVELILQGIGSRHNSESQDNDQPDYDSVASDEDPVQEATCGDSCNDRRTKSSESSDLSDGPITVQEFMEVKTALTASEAKIQQLLKVNCHLSEELRLMQGKLNSLQTENTTLRWQTPSGQQHLQGPFGRHPPRGGRAMSMYETGSTQRPYPHQVETARHEDGVILQPFPTNIGRGPLGTAASSLPTFPSSLSWSWDERSRRGCSLEGQSIMLENDYDTTPNHSELEETGSPLPASEAVEPGEEGEEDATLPCTEDVICKTEQITKNIQELLRAAQETKHDSFLPCSEKICMAVKEMAALFPKRPSSETVRGSLCLLTSSASRLHGECQKAAEHNPCPSDIQLVTQQVIQCAYDIAKAAKQLVTVTTKENNN, from the exons ATGTCAAAGCGAGTACGAAGCAGAGAGGTCTGCGCTGATTGCAGTGCTCCGG AGCCACGCTGGGCCTCTGTCAACAGGGGTGTGTTGATCTGCGATGAGTGCTGCAGCATCCATCGAGGTCTGGGGCGGCACAGCTCTCAAGTCCGACATCTGACTCATTGTCCATGGCCATCCACCCAGTTACAG ATGGTCCAGACGCTGTATGGCAATGGAGCCAATTCCATATGGGAGCACAGTCTTCTGGACCCTTCCTCTTCAGTGAGTGGGAAGCGCAAAGCCAACCCCCAGGACAGAGTTCA TCCCAACAAGACCGAGTTCATCAAGGCCAAGTATCAGATGTTGGCGTATGTTCATCGGATGCCTTGTCGGGAGGATGACAGCGTAACCGCAAAAGACCTCAGCAAG CAACTCCATTCCAGTGTTCGCACTGGAAACTTGGAGACCTGCCTAAGACTCTTATCTTTGGGAGCGCAGGCCAACTTCTTCCATCCA GAGAAAGGTAACACGCCACTACACGTAGCAGCAAAAGCAGGACAAATGTTACAAGCAGAGCTGTTGGCAGTTTATGGAGCTGATCCCGGGGCTCTGGACTCAAGTGGAAAGACCCCCATTGATTATGCAAG ACAAGCTGGGCATCAGGAGCTCGCAGAGAGGCTATTGGAGATACAGTATGAACTCACTGACCGGTTAACATTTTACCTCTGCGGTAGAAGACCAG ATCACAGAAATGGGCAACACTTCATCATTCCACAGATGGCAGACAG CAGCCTGGATTTGTCAGAGTTTGCAAAAGCTGCAAAGAAGAAGCTCCAGTCG CTAAGTAACCATCAGTTTGAAGAACTTGCCATGGACGTTTATGATGAAGTtgacagaagagaaacagatgCAG tgtgGCTGGCAACTCAGAACCATAGCACGCTTGTAACAGACACCACAGTGGTGCCTTTTCTGCCTGTCAATCCAGAGTATTCATCTACGAGAAACCAG GGTCGTCAGAAATTGGCGAGGTTTAGTGCTCATGAATTTGCCACCCTGGTCATCGATATTCTAACTGATGCTAAACGACGGCAGTGGGGCAATTCCTGCGAAAGTCCCAAAG AAAACGTGGAGCTGATCCTTCAGGGAATAGGCAGTCGTCATAACAGTGAGAGCCAAGACAATGACCAGCCAGATTACGACAGTGTGGCATCAGATGAAGATCCAGTACAAGAGGCCACCTGTGGGGACAGCTGCAATGACAGAAGGACCAAG AGCTCAGAGTCATCTGACCTCTCTGATGGACCAATCACAGTGCAGGAATTTATGGAGGTGAAGACTGCCCTCACCGCATCAGAAGCCAAGATACAACAGCTTCTTAAAGTCAACTGTCACCTTAGTGAAGAGCTGCGATTGATGCAGGGCAAG CTGAACTCCCTgcagactgaaaacacaacactgcgATGGCAGACCCCCAGTGGACAGCAACACCTCCAGGGGCCCTTTGGTCGACACCCACCTCGCGGAGGTCGCGCCATGTCCATGTACGAGACGGGCTCTACTCAGAGGCCGTACCCCCACCAAGTCGAAACGGCTCGGCATGAGGATGGAGTCATTTTACAACCTTTCCCAACCAAC ATTGGGAGGGGTCCTTTGGGGACGGCTGCTTCCTCCCTCCCtaccttcccctcttccctgtCCTGGTCGTGGGATGAGAGATCTCGAAGG GGTTGTAGTCTGGAGGGACAGAGTATCATGCTGGAGAATGATTATGACACTACGCCCAACCACTCTGAACTAGAAGAGACTGG CAGCCCTCTTCCAGCCTCTGAAGCAGTGGAgcctggggaggagggagaggaggatgccACCCTGCCGTGCACAGAGGACGTCATCTGTAAGACAGAGCAGATCACGAAGAACATACAGGAGCTTCTGAGAGCCGCCCAGGAGACCAAACATGACAG CTTCCTGCCTTGTTCGGAGAAGATCTGCATGGCTGTGAAAGAGATGGCTGCCCTATTTCCCAAG AGGCCGTCCTCAGAGACTGTGCGTgggtctctctgtctgctcaccTCCAGTGCCAGCCGGCTCCATGGAGAGTGCCAGAAGGCCGCAGAGCACAACCCCTGCCCGTCGGACATCCAGCTGGTCACTCAGCAGGTCATCCAGTGCGCTTATGACATTGCCAAAGCCGCCAAGCAACTCGTCACCGTTACaaccaaagaaaacaacaactaa
- the git2b gene encoding ARF GTPase-activating protein GIT2b isoform X2 translates to MSKRVRSREVCADCSAPEPRWASVNRGVLICDECCSIHRGLGRHSSQVRHLTHCPWPSTQLQMVQTLYGNGANSIWEHSLLDPSSSVSGKRKANPQDRVHPNKTEFIKAKYQMLAYVHRMPCREDDSVTAKDLSKQLHSSVRTGNLETCLRLLSLGAQANFFHPEKGNTPLHVAAKAGQMLQAELLAVYGADPGALDSSGKTPIDYARQAGHQELAERLLEIQYELTDRLTFYLCGRRPDHRNGQHFIIPQMADSLDLSEFAKAAKKKLQSLSNHQFEELAMDVYDEVDRRETDAVWLATQNHSTLVTDTTVVPFLPVNPEYSSTRNQGRQKLARFSAHEFATLVIDILTDAKRRQWGNSCESPKENVELILQGIGSRHNSESQDNDQPDYDSVASDEDPVQEATCGDSCNDRRTKSSESSDLSDGPITVQEFMEVKTALTASEAKIQQLLKVNCHLSEELRLMQGKLNSLQTENTTLRWQTPSGQQHLQGPFGRHPPRGGRAMSMYETGSTQRPYPHQVETARHEDGVILQPFPTNIGRGPLGTAASSLPTFPSSLSWSWDERSRRGCSLEGQSIMLENDYDTTPNHSELEETGSPLPASEAVEPGEEGEEDATLPCTEDVICKTEQITKNIQELLRAAQETKHDSFLPCSEKICMAVKEMAALFPKRPSSETVRGSLCLLTSSASRLHGECQKAAEHNPCPSDIQLVTQQVIQCAYDIAKAAKQLVTVTTKENNN, encoded by the exons ATGTCAAAGCGAGTACGAAGCAGAGAGGTCTGCGCTGATTGCAGTGCTCCGG AGCCACGCTGGGCCTCTGTCAACAGGGGTGTGTTGATCTGCGATGAGTGCTGCAGCATCCATCGAGGTCTGGGGCGGCACAGCTCTCAAGTCCGACATCTGACTCATTGTCCATGGCCATCCACCCAGTTACAG ATGGTCCAGACGCTGTATGGCAATGGAGCCAATTCCATATGGGAGCACAGTCTTCTGGACCCTTCCTCTTCAGTGAGTGGGAAGCGCAAAGCCAACCCCCAGGACAGAGTTCA TCCCAACAAGACCGAGTTCATCAAGGCCAAGTATCAGATGTTGGCGTATGTTCATCGGATGCCTTGTCGGGAGGATGACAGCGTAACCGCAAAAGACCTCAGCAAG CAACTCCATTCCAGTGTTCGCACTGGAAACTTGGAGACCTGCCTAAGACTCTTATCTTTGGGAGCGCAGGCCAACTTCTTCCATCCA GAGAAAGGTAACACGCCACTACACGTAGCAGCAAAAGCAGGACAAATGTTACAAGCAGAGCTGTTGGCAGTTTATGGAGCTGATCCCGGGGCTCTGGACTCAAGTGGAAAGACCCCCATTGATTATGCAAG ACAAGCTGGGCATCAGGAGCTCGCAGAGAGGCTATTGGAGATACAGTATGAACTCACTGACCGGTTAACATTTTACCTCTGCGGTAGAAGACCAG ATCACAGAAATGGGCAACACTTCATCATTCCACAGATGGCAGACAG CCTGGATTTGTCAGAGTTTGCAAAAGCTGCAAAGAAGAAGCTCCAGTCG CTAAGTAACCATCAGTTTGAAGAACTTGCCATGGACGTTTATGATGAAGTtgacagaagagaaacagatgCAG tgtgGCTGGCAACTCAGAACCATAGCACGCTTGTAACAGACACCACAGTGGTGCCTTTTCTGCCTGTCAATCCAGAGTATTCATCTACGAGAAACCAG GGTCGTCAGAAATTGGCGAGGTTTAGTGCTCATGAATTTGCCACCCTGGTCATCGATATTCTAACTGATGCTAAACGACGGCAGTGGGGCAATTCCTGCGAAAGTCCCAAAG AAAACGTGGAGCTGATCCTTCAGGGAATAGGCAGTCGTCATAACAGTGAGAGCCAAGACAATGACCAGCCAGATTACGACAGTGTGGCATCAGATGAAGATCCAGTACAAGAGGCCACCTGTGGGGACAGCTGCAATGACAGAAGGACCAAG AGCTCAGAGTCATCTGACCTCTCTGATGGACCAATCACAGTGCAGGAATTTATGGAGGTGAAGACTGCCCTCACCGCATCAGAAGCCAAGATACAACAGCTTCTTAAAGTCAACTGTCACCTTAGTGAAGAGCTGCGATTGATGCAGGGCAAG CTGAACTCCCTgcagactgaaaacacaacactgcgATGGCAGACCCCCAGTGGACAGCAACACCTCCAGGGGCCCTTTGGTCGACACCCACCTCGCGGAGGTCGCGCCATGTCCATGTACGAGACGGGCTCTACTCAGAGGCCGTACCCCCACCAAGTCGAAACGGCTCGGCATGAGGATGGAGTCATTTTACAACCTTTCCCAACCAAC ATTGGGAGGGGTCCTTTGGGGACGGCTGCTTCCTCCCTCCCtaccttcccctcttccctgtCCTGGTCGTGGGATGAGAGATCTCGAAGG GGTTGTAGTCTGGAGGGACAGAGTATCATGCTGGAGAATGATTATGACACTACGCCCAACCACTCTGAACTAGAAGAGACTGG CAGCCCTCTTCCAGCCTCTGAAGCAGTGGAgcctggggaggagggagaggaggatgccACCCTGCCGTGCACAGAGGACGTCATCTGTAAGACAGAGCAGATCACGAAGAACATACAGGAGCTTCTGAGAGCCGCCCAGGAGACCAAACATGACAG CTTCCTGCCTTGTTCGGAGAAGATCTGCATGGCTGTGAAAGAGATGGCTGCCCTATTTCCCAAG AGGCCGTCCTCAGAGACTGTGCGTgggtctctctgtctgctcaccTCCAGTGCCAGCCGGCTCCATGGAGAGTGCCAGAAGGCCGCAGAGCACAACCCCTGCCCGTCGGACATCCAGCTGGTCACTCAGCAGGTCATCCAGTGCGCTTATGACATTGCCAAAGCCGCCAAGCAACTCGTCACCGTTACaaccaaagaaaacaacaactaa
- the LOC139218953 gene encoding glycolipid transfer protein-like, with protein MSLLLDNQFKELPPDKSVDTKLFLEAVAHLPSFFDCLGSKVFSVIKSDINGNITKIKAVYLKDPAKYVTLQDIVVAEREEHAADWPKVGATLALMWLKRGLRFIQILLQSLADGERDENNPNLIRVNVTKAYEQALKKYHGWIVQKIFNAALLAAPYRSNFLKALSKGEEVKEEDCLANVRQFLVNYTVTVDAIYEMYGDLNAELDYTV; from the exons atgtctctgctgctggacaATCAATTCAAAGAGCTGCCTCCTGACAAGTCCGTGGACACCAAGTTGTTTCTGGAGGCGGTCGCTCATCTTCCGTCATTTTTCG ACTGCTTAGGATCAAAAGTATTTTCAGTCATCAAATCAGACATTAATGGGAACATAACG AAAATTAAAGCAGTGTACCTGAAGGATCCTGCTAAGTACGTCACCCTGCAGGACATTGTTGTGGCAGAACGAGAAGAGCATGCAGCAGACTGGCCTAAAGTTGGTGCAACGTTAGCTCTGATGTGGCTGAAAAG GGGTCTCCGTTTCATACAGATCCTGCTCCAGAGTTTGGCAGacggagagagggatgagaacaaCCCCAACCTGATTCGGGTTAATGTCACCAAAGCCTATGAACAGGCGCTGAAGAAATACCATGGCTGGATTGTGCAAAAGATTTTCAAT GCAGCGTTACTTGCAGCTCCCTACAGATCAAACTTCCTCAAGGCTCTGTCTAAAGGAGAGGAAGTGAAAGAGGAGGACTGTCTGGCAAATGTGCGTCAGTTCCTGGTTAATTATACCGTCACCGTAGATGCCATCTACGAGATGTACGGTGACCTGAACGCAGAGCTGGACTACACTGTGTGA
- the LOC139219290 gene encoding protein FAM222A-like yields MLACIQRRQNLSSQRLACTPKSLDVPPPPLLLSVPPLQPCSRKGEPVSMISRYPSPAELDAFAQKTANSPLSIKIFPSDIRVPQHKQLNKTVNGLDTTGQRYSPYSHPYSGGGLLAVIKASVVVKGVIKNSEGRRTKQTSVTPYNNPLNNGYTVRHGHKAYHISSCKPPDVPIETLCSSTGMASGDQSLAPQSELAEVQSLMRQMSRVPHSQALQLGGEARASPSLQAVAAVAHSDSDFVLGVPPQSSLAFTGAVIPTQSADIAKAGYLEKGDYTVWQHKHQIQQQQQQQQQQPYQQGAVRMYSSSNSVQGHRAAEAGVGQPPESCLPLAGSSQLSYRPHPANVGAGQERISSSSLNCAAMQGEVSVGQYFAPLWDGVVATPNSDCYTSQVLATGTCAARPRDLGLSHPHLHPNRHQHHNPQHQPQLHPPLPPHNHAYSTDQNLCCGLPSSSLCHAAVLSSSLQSLECLISGIHPPCIKERMLGRGYEAMGMPQILEHHQQTHIQLPVYR; encoded by the exons ATGCTGGCCTGTATCCAGAGACGGCAGAATCTCTCGTCGCAGCGTCTGGCCTGCACACCCAAAAGCCTCGATGTTCCACCGCCGCCGTTACTGCTGTCGGTACCACCACTGCAGCCGTGCTCCCGCAAAG GCGAGCCAGTCTCCATGATTTCTCGGTACCCTTCCCCTGCAGAGTTGGATGCTTTTGCCCAGAAGACCGCCAACAGCCCACTGTCCATCAAGATCTTTCCGTCTGACATCCGGGTGCCACAACATAAACAGCTTAACAAAACAGTCAACGGCTTAGACACCACAGGCCAACGCTATAGCCCCTATTCACACCCGTACTCAGGAGGCGGTTTGTTGGCCGTCATCAAAGCCTCTGTGGTGGTCAAAGGTGTGATAAAAAACTCTGAGGGCAGGAGGACTAAACAGACTTCTGTGACACCGTATAATAATCCTCTGAATAATGGCTACACAGTCAGACACGGGCATAAGGCCTATCATATAAGCTCATGTAAGCCTCCTGATGTTCCCATTGAGACACTTTGTTCTAGCACAGGGATGGCCTCCGGAGATCAGAGCCTGGCCCCCCAGTCTGAGCTGGCAGAGGTTCAAAGCCTGATGAGGCAGATGAGCAGAGTTCCCCATAGCCAGGCCCTGCAGCTGGGGGGGGAGGCTCGAGCCAGCCCCTCTCTGCAGGCTGTGGCTGCGGTGGCACATTCAGATTCAGACTTCGTCCTGGGAGTGCCGCCCCAGAGCAGTCTGGCATTCACGGGGGCAGTGATACCTACACAGAGTGCAGACATAGCCAAAGCTGGGTACTTAGAGAAAGGAGACTACACGGTGTGGCAGCATAAACATcaaattcagcagcagcagcagcagcagcagcagcagccgtaTCAGCAGGGAGCAGTGAGGATGTACAGCTCGAGTAACAGCGTTCagggacacagagcagcagaggctggGGTTGGCCAGCCTCCTGAAAGCTGCCTCCCTTTGGCGGGCTCCTCGCAGCTGTCGTACAGGCCGCATCCTGCCAATGTGGGCGCCGGGCAGGAGCGaatcagcagctcctctctgaaCTGTGCCGCCATGCAGGGAGAGGTGTCTGTCGGACAGTACTTTGCTCCTCTCTGGGACGGTGTCGTGGCCACCCCTAATAGCGACTGTTATACTTCTCAGGTGCTGGCAACGGGTACATGTGCAGCCAGGCCTAGAGACCTGGGGCTCTCCCATCCTCATCTACACCCAAACCGCCATCAACACCACAACCCGCAACACCAGCCGCAgctccaccctcctcttcctcctcataaCCACGCCTACAGCACAGACCAAAACCTCTGTTGTGGGCTGCCTAGTTCTAGCCTGTGCCACGCTGCAGTACTTAGCAGCAGCTTGCAGTCTCTGGAGTGCCTCATCAGTGGGATCCACCCTCCCTGCATCAAAGAGCGCATGCTGGGCCGTGGGTACGAAGCCATGGGGATGCCTCAGATACTGGAGCACCACCAGCAAACCCACATCCAGCTCCCCGTCTACAGATGA